GCACACAGGTGGCACAAGGCTGGTTCTGAATGGCACTAGAAGAGAGGCCTCTGTGATCAGTAAAGGCAGGGTCCCTGCGAGCTCAGCTATTCCGGCACTACCATGAGACCAAAAATGGGAGGCCATTGCTGTGCCGGAGCGACTACTCCACCTATCATGTGAACGAAACACGGCAGCCGCCCAGAGTCCAAAACAACCGCTTGGCACAAATTGTAGAGTAAGAAAGTTTGGGGCTGTGGGGGCATTGTGTCCTGACGCCGCGGGTTGTCCAGAGTCCTGCATTGTGTGCTGCGTAGTGCAGACGTCCCATCCATCCGCCCTCATTGGCCCAACCAGTATAGATCCGTGGGCCCGAACCAGGCGATCCGGAGGAGACTGAGCTACAAGAGGCTGGAGGGTCCGTCGTCTGGTGCCGCGGTCCTCAAGTCACACGGCTGCAATGAAGATAAAGTCACAAGATGTGCGCCTCCTGCATAGTGAGGTCCTGGTACATAGAGACCAGTCCATGCTGCTCTAACCCTCCATGGCGGTGACCGGTAGATACACCATGGTCTGCCGTAGCAGCGACGTCTTCTGACACTATGTTCATTGCAGCGCTGTGCGCCCCTGCGTACAGGGGGGTTGTCAGCTGCCGTTACAGACCATTTCCTTACATCCTAATGCTACTTCATTGGAAATGGTCGGTACAGTCCTCACCGGGGCGGAGAATGGTCAAAAAGCTTCGGTCAGTCTTCAAACTTAACCTTTCTAGCCCCGGAGAGACCTGCATAGTAAGGGTTAAGCACCCCTTGGTTTCTGGGTTTGCTTGCGTCACAGTATATTTCACTCCCCTCCCCCAGAGCACCAATCCTTAATCCTATTGACCCTCGAATCAAGATCACAAGATCCGAGGTGCAGAGCGGTCGTTGGTCAGGGTTCGGCGTAACCGCACCCCTCTACGTATGGATGCCAGCATGTCACCAGCCGGTGGTTCTGACCCACTCCCTCCCCCTGTCGGAGCAGGAATCTGACTCTTGTCTGGAGCTGAAGGGAAAGGGAATTGCCCATCCCCCAGGGCATGCGCCCCTGCTACAAGCTCCCCGATCTTCTCCACTAGACTGTGCCGATTGGCAGCCAGAAGACCTCCGCCCACATCTTCCTCATCTGCTCCGCCCCCTCCATACACTGACATTTCTCCGGCACCCCCCCAGGCTGCATTGGGGAGACTGAGGCGCTTGGGAGAAGACTTGGCATAGTCAAGGGGGCTTCCATCATCCGCTCCTAGATAGAAGACGCACTCTTCACTTCCGACACGCGACCGCCCCCCCAGTCCTCCTCCGGGAGAGTCGGGCACAGTGGGTGTTCTTACTGGCACAATGGGAGGGCGACATGGAATGGGTCCGGCGTTGGATAAAGTGCGTCTGACTGTGGGCTTGGTGGAAGGAGTACGTCTTATGGTGGCCACACCTGGTGTCGAGCTCgactgtgggggtgggggtgcagaTCCAGCGGGGGGCATGGCGGTGGGCAGTCCGGCTGTGGAGGCTGGACGCTTGGTCTGAAGCATGCGGCGGTAATTCTGTGCCAAGCTGCTGCTCCGGGGAACTGTGGAGGATCGGTCAAAGTCCCCAGAGCTGTCACCATCtgcatctccattcactgagtaacAGTCGTAGTCAGAACCTGTGCAAAGAACGGCAAGTAAGGAGGGCGAATGTCCACGGCAAAGGAAGGCGCAGTCCATGTAAGCCGATCATCGGACCGTGAAACCTTCTGCAACCTTCTACTAGACCTTGTGTTTCACTTCCACTacatttcaagatctctgctgatTTTGTATTTTATATCCAGAAGCTGAAAACTCATCCTGGCCTCGTTCTGCAACCactgctgagggtttgttacaatgcatcagtATAGACAATCCTCTGAGGAGAACACATCAGCAGCACACATCTATCTCCTGTCctgatggtttgttacaatgtatcagtgcaggcaacatgtatcagtctggagttagAGAGAATTGACTAGggtggatacattgtaacaaaccttcagctgtgaAACGTATTAGGTCAGGGTAGGTTTTCAGTCCCTAGATGTAAAAATGAATGGTCCTAGTCACTGACAGCAATCAGAGATCCTGAAAATGTTGAGGAGAAAGTTGCACTTTTCATGACATATTGTTGAAGCTTTACCTCCAGGATGCTGCGCCGGCTCTAACACATATATTCCTGCATGGCAGATCCACACAAAGAATCTGCGCCAAAGTCTGCTTGATGCAAATTTGAAGCAGATTCCACGCTGCTCAAATGAATTGAAGGTGTGAAATCAGCGGTACATTTGCCACGTAGATAAATTCCCTTGGGGTTTGTTCACGGGgcggattccgctgtggaattttcTGCATGGAATTCACTTATTGACGGTGCGGGTTATGAGCGGTAGCAGAAGCTGCAGTCTGAACATAACCTGTTGGAGTTGCAAATTTTGGctcggatctgcagcagacttcattcCATTCAATCGAAAAGGTgacatctgctgcagatctgcaacaaaatctaccACGTATCAACACAACCTAAAGATACGTTCGGATGGCGGAATGCAACATGGATTTTTCTGCATGCCTTCTGCATGGCCGTGGATCTTCACCCTTTCCAAtgagcaaaatccacatgcagaattcccAATGTGGGATCcacatcagtttttttttccccacatacgTATTTAAAGTCCACGGCGCATAttcctattgaaggcaatgggaattGCAGCGGAACTTGCTGTGGAATTGCCACGTGAACATACCCCGTAAGCTTTACATTTCCAGTTGTGGCCGCAGTTAACCCTTTGGGGGTGCTTTCCACATGTTACCTTGTGAAGGGATGGTGTCCTCGGAGCAGGAAGGCGTCGTAGTTTGGGTGCTGTAGCCACTGGAATACTGCAGAGAGTCGCGGCTGCTCTTCTGGTGCTCCAGACTCAACCCCCGGGTGAGAACCATAGCGAGGTCGCTGGCAGCGGGCGACACCTCCTCCCCGTGCTGCAAGAGCAGAGCGGAGAAATGTGAGCCCTCAACTAGCACAGGGATGACGGGCTGGAGAAATATATGAGGAGTCGGGGCAGTTAAGTCAGGGGTGCCCTGAgcctgcaggacctcagaggggcaatTACCAGATGCGAACCAGCCAGGCAGCGTCCCGACAAGCATTTAACGTACTCCATCGTAACTCCAGTCCAGCGGCTGTAATCAGGCAGTGGCTCCTGACCTCCACCATCCTCACCCCAGTGTCTGCATTCCTGCACGCAGACGCCGTCCTGTACACCGGCAGAGGGGTTAGGAATTACAGTCCGATTACAACAGCAGCCATGAGATTGGAGCTACAGATGGAATGCGTTAAATGCTTAATGTTGTCCGGTTGCTGCCCTGCTGGAGGTCCGCTACAGGGGACTCTCTTAATACTGGCACCACTAGCGGGGGTCACTAAAAGCAGCACTACTATTAGTGAggccacaattactactggaaccactaagggggacactattactactggggtccctaacgggttcactattactactggggtccctAAAGGGTTCACGATTATTACTGGGACCCctatgaggatcactattactataaggctgcattcccacgaatgtatatcggctcggtttttaagCCTCTACGCTATTTGCAATATAAGGAGGCGGGACGGacctaagttccgagaattagccccgccccgtcccgcttctccccattgcaaatagtgcagaggggcgaagagaaggcagagagggggtgggagctcagttcctgctcctggctcttccatcctcccccccccccccctccctccatgcacatgaggacgacgtatatcggctcggcgtgaaaactgatcCGATATacatttgtgggaatgcagcctaagagtcATTAATTGAGTCACTATTAAAattgggaccactaacagggttattattactattggggccactattaatactgggactacaatgggtgggggggtcactattaaaacTGGAGcaactaatgggggcactattactattggggccactactggggcattgttactctgtcacttcacacAAATCTCAATACTTCAAATATCTGATGTATTGGCACTTTCAAAgcctgtaaaatgagtgttttgtttgttttttgcaggggggACACATTTAATggtgttttccaggcagcatcagCTGTCGGTGCAGCGCTACACCGGGGTCAGAAAGGAAGCCGCTGCTctacccctgtatagtggccgacGCTCGTAATTGCTGGCTGgagtccaattgatttcaatgagaggtgtgcctgcaattacaagcgccggccactagacaggggtcagagcaggggCTTTTGTTCTGACCCCAGCGTAGCCCTGCACTGACAGCcgatgctgcctggaaaacccctttaacagttcgCCCCAGGCGGCATAGCAGCTTGGTGCACCCCTGGTGACAGCAGAATACATCATCTCCTCTGCACCACTTACCTTGGCAGCGATGACAGCTGGAGACATCCGTGGCCGGTAAGGGTCCTCAAAGCCTGGGTAGCCGGGGCCCAGCTCTGCTTCCCTCAGATGTTCCACGCGGTCCTTTCTGCGCTGAAGGGAACTTGCAGGCGGGGTTTCATACGGACCAGACCGTGACCAGTCCTGCAGAACATACAGCATTAGAGAGCTTGTCCAGTGTGCTATTCAGGATCTCTTCTTGCTGTCTATGAATGGGAAAGTTTTGTTTAACTCCATTAGCTGAAAACCCATTCTGACCCAATACATCTCACAGCTGCAGATTTGTTACAGTGCATCAGTGAACAAATCAGCAGCAAAAATCTCTCTTttgtcctgatagtttgttacaatgtatccgtcTGGCATCACAAAGGATTGTCTACACTGCATAAAATGTGACAtcagcctctggatgtaaacaaACTGTTTCCAGTCACTGCCAGCAAGCAGAGCTCCTGAAAACGGCAAGGAGACGAAATGcactttacatgggactgcacaaCACTCATCAGATGCTGTGATACTTACCGACGTGGGGGAGCtgcactcgctgactgactggcagGTCTCGGAGGCTTCTGAAGATGCGGAGCTTGAGGATTTCTGATGGAGGGAAGAAGATATGAGAGAGGAAGGCGCGACGCTCTGCTCGTCTCCTGCACACCTGTCTCCGCACTCACCTGGCTCGTCATGTCCGAGGGCATGGGCGATGGCGGCTTGGAGTAGGTCGCTTCATGGGAACTGCATCCGGAGTCTTGGGAGGAGGCGCTCACCAGCCGCTGGGCTCCTCCTGTAGACTGCGGGAGGCTGCGATAGCGACACGCGGAACCCGGTGAGTGGGGGTGCGAGGCGGCTGGCCAGGAGGGGACAGTTTTTGTACTGTGGTAAATGGTCAGAGCATCGATGATGTGAGA
The Eleutherodactylus coqui strain aEleCoq1 chromosome 11, aEleCoq1.hap1, whole genome shotgun sequence genome window above contains:
- the MTSS2 gene encoding protein MTSS 2 isoform X4, translated to MEAADKECGALGGLFQAIINDMKSSYPIWEDFSSKATKLHSQLRTTVLAAVAFLDAFQKVADMATNTRGATRDIGSALTRMCMRHRSIESKLRHFTNALMESLITPLQERIEDWKKTANTLDKEHAREYKRARHEIKKKSSDTLKLQKKARKGKGDLQPQLDHALQDVNDMYLLLEETEKQAVRRALIEERGRFCTFITLLQPVVSGEIHMLGEVTHLQAIIEDLMLLSDEPHKLPAASEQVIKDLKGSDYSWSYQTPPSSPSSSGSRKSSMCSLPQSTGGAQRLVSASSQDSGCSSHEATYSKPPSPMPSDMTSQKSSSSASSEASETCQSVSECSSPTSDWSRSGPYETPPASSLQRRKDRVEHLREAELGPGYPGFEDPYRPRMSPAVIAAKHGEEVSPAASDLAMVLTRGLSLEHQKSSRDSLQYSSGYSTQTTTPSCSEDTIPSQGSDYDCYSVNGDADGDSSGDFDRSSTVPRSSSLAQNYRRMLQTKRPASTAGLPTAMPPAGSAPPPPQSSSTPGVATIRRTPSTKPTVRRTLSNAGPIPCRPPIVPVRTPTVPDSPGGGLGGRSRVGSEECVFYLGADDGSPLDYAKSSPKRLSLPNAAWGGAGEMSVYGGGGADEEDVGGGLLAANRHSLVEKIGELVAGAHALGDGQFPFPSAPDKSQIPAPTGGGSGSEPPAGDMLASIRRGVRLRRTLTNDRSAPRIL
- the MTSS2 gene encoding protein MTSS 2 isoform X2: MEAADKECGALGGLFQAIINDMKSSYPIWEDFSSKATKLHSQLRTTVLAAVAFLDAFQKVADMATNTRGATRDIGSALTRMCMRHRSIESKLRHFTNALMESLITPLQERIEDWKKTANTLDKEHAREYKRARHEIKKKSSDTLKLQKKARKGKGDLQPQLDHALQDVNDMYLLLEETEKQAVRRALIEERGRFCTFITLLQPVVSGEIHMLGEVTHLQAIIEDLMLLSDEPHKLPAASEQVIKDLKGSDYSWSYQTPPSSPSSSGSRKSSMCSTKTVPSWPAASHPHSPGSACRYRSLPQSTGGAQRLVSASSQDSGCSSHEATYSKPPSPMPSDMTSQKSSSSASSEASETCQSVSECSSPTSDWSRSGPYETPPASSLQRRKDRVEHLREAELGPGYPGFEDPYRPRMSPAVIAAKHGEEVSPAASDLAMVLTRGLSLEHQKSSRDSLQYSSGYSTQTTTPSCSEDTIPSQGSDYDCYSVNGDADGDSSGDFDRSSTVPRSSSLAQNYRRMLQTKRPASTAGLPTAMPPAGSAPPPPQSSSTPGVATIRRTPSTKPTVRRTLSNAGPIPCRPPIVPVRTPTVPDSPGGGLGGRSRVGSEECVFYLGADDGSPLDYAKSSPKRLSLPNAAWGGAGEMSVYGGGGADEEDVGGGLLAANRHSLVEKIGELVAGAHALGDGQFPFPSAPDKSQIPAPTGGGSGSEPPAGDMLASIRRGVRLRRTLTNDRSAPRIL
- the MTSS2 gene encoding protein MTSS 2 isoform X3 is translated as MTTVGFACWQMRSKTNSRSVWRIRRSSYPIWEDFSSKATKLHSQLRTTVLAAVAFLDAFQKVADMATNTRGATRDIGSALTRMCMRHRSIESKLRHFTNALMESLITPLQERIEDWKKTANTLDKEHAREYKRARHEIKKKSSDTLKLQKKARKGKGDLQPQLDHALQDVNDMYLLLEETEKQAVRRALIEERGRFCTFITLLQPVVSGEIHMLGEVTHLQAIIEDLMLLSDEPHKLPAASEQVIKDLKGSDYSWSYQTPPSSPSSSGSRKSSMCSLPQSTGGAQRLVSASSQDSGCSSHEATYSKPPSPMPSDMTSQKSSSSASSEASETCQSVSECSSPTSDWSRSGPYETPPASSLQRRKDRVEHLREAELGPGYPGFEDPYRPRMSPAVIAAKHGEEVSPAASDLAMVLTRGLSLEHQKSSRDSLQYSSGYSTQTTTPSCSEDTIPSQGSDYDCYSVNGDADGDSSGDFDRSSTVPRSSSLAQNYRRMLQTKRPASTAGLPTAMPPAGSAPPPPQSSSTPGVATIRRTPSTKPTVRRTLSNAGPIPCRPPIVPVRTPTVPDSPGGGLGGRSRVGSEECVFYLGADDGSPLDYAKSSPKRLSLPNAAWGGAGEMSVYGGGGADEEDVGGGLLAANRHSLVEKIGELVAGAHALGDGQFPFPSAPDKSQIPAPTGGGSGSEPPAGDMLASIRRGVRLRRTLTNDRSAPRIL
- the MTSS2 gene encoding protein MTSS 2 isoform X1; protein product: MTTVGFACWQMRSKTNSRSVWRIRRSSYPIWEDFSSKATKLHSQLRTTVLAAVAFLDAFQKVADMATNTRGATRDIGSALTRMCMRHRSIESKLRHFTNALMESLITPLQERIEDWKKTANTLDKEHAREYKRARHEIKKKSSDTLKLQKKARKGKGDLQPQLDHALQDVNDMYLLLEETEKQAVRRALIEERGRFCTFITLLQPVVSGEIHMLGEVTHLQAIIEDLMLLSDEPHKLPAASEQVIKDLKGSDYSWSYQTPPSSPSSSGSRKSSMCSTKTVPSWPAASHPHSPGSACRYRSLPQSTGGAQRLVSASSQDSGCSSHEATYSKPPSPMPSDMTSQKSSSSASSEASETCQSVSECSSPTSDWSRSGPYETPPASSLQRRKDRVEHLREAELGPGYPGFEDPYRPRMSPAVIAAKHGEEVSPAASDLAMVLTRGLSLEHQKSSRDSLQYSSGYSTQTTTPSCSEDTIPSQGSDYDCYSVNGDADGDSSGDFDRSSTVPRSSSLAQNYRRMLQTKRPASTAGLPTAMPPAGSAPPPPQSSSTPGVATIRRTPSTKPTVRRTLSNAGPIPCRPPIVPVRTPTVPDSPGGGLGGRSRVGSEECVFYLGADDGSPLDYAKSSPKRLSLPNAAWGGAGEMSVYGGGGADEEDVGGGLLAANRHSLVEKIGELVAGAHALGDGQFPFPSAPDKSQIPAPTGGGSGSEPPAGDMLASIRRGVRLRRTLTNDRSAPRIL